A region of Chelonoidis abingdonii isolate Lonesome George chromosome 8, CheloAbing_2.0, whole genome shotgun sequence DNA encodes the following proteins:
- the RARRES1 gene encoding retinoic acid receptor responder protein 1 — protein sequence MQRRSAARLSPLLLLLLLLLPLAWGAGPWPPRADRELQVSSRLAGQAARVALHYLNYRLGSPSALRALGQVRKATVKPIPGIGHKYYLQFTTEDYKSSQNVGTCLATVLYLKRKPRPAVNINCTYTKDQKQTREDDYSFYKKLRQQTKPITGNDTPDSYGHIEPALEPAWALAVAGSSYLMWEKSTENLGYFMAQVKNVKQWITKDDSIDFDYLVILHEIPTQEMISCHLRVIWTPGHPLKVKYFCLSENQRSESGEGSGTESGSTNGIFNEEEANF from the exons ATGCAGCGGCGAAGCGCAGCCCGGCTCAGCCcgcttctgctcctgctcctgctcctgctgcctctggcgTGGGGTGCGGGCCCCTGGCCGCCCCGAGCCGACCGAGAGCTCCAAGTCTCCAGCCGCCTGGCCGGGCAGGCGGCCCGGGTGGCGCTGCACTATCTCAACTACCGGCTGGGGTCGCCCAGCGCGCTGCGGGCGCTGGGACAGGTCCGGAAAGCCACGGTCAAG CCTATCCCAGGAATTGGACATAAGTACTACCTGCAGTTCACTACAGAAGACTACAAAAGCAGC CAAAACGTTGGGACCTGCCTTGCTACAGTGCTCTACCTGAAGAGGAAACCTCGACCTGCTGTTAATATAAACTGCACATATACCAAAGATCAGAAGCAAACCCGAGAAGATGACTACAGCTTTTACAAAAAATTGAGGCAACAAACCAAACCAATCACTGGAAATGATACTCCTG ACAGCTATGGACATATTGAACCAGCCTTGGAACCTGCCTGGGCTTTGGCAGTTGCTGGCAGCAGTTACCTAATGTGGGAAAAGTCAACAGAGAACTTAGGCTATTTCATGGCACAAGTCAAGAATGTGAAGCAGTGG ATAACTAAAGATGATTCGATTGACTTTGACTACTTGGTTATACTTCATGAAATTCCAACTCAG GAAATGATTTCATGCCACCTCCGTGTCATTTGGACTCCTGGACATCCCCTCAAAGTGAAGTACTTCTGCTTGTCAGAGAATCAGCGCTCAGAATCTGGAGAAGGGTCTGGAACAGAATCTGGATCTACCAATGGAATTTTCAATGAGGAagaagcaaatttttaa